The following proteins are co-located in the Legionella busanensis genome:
- a CDS encoding pirin family protein, translating to MSQIEISQCLDGVLMREGAGVKLHRYIGLEQTNHYEPILLFDFFDSSEPLDYLGGFPAHPHRGFETITYLLQGNLLHEDNHGHQGLIGPGDVQWMTAGRGVIHSEMPAQTEGKLTGLQLWLNLPAATKMSPPHYQEYTAGQLPIEHHDNGAVIKVIAGKTIDGTESPIKGIATEPLFLDIKLPIDTHFTTLIADTHQSILFNLAGSVSIAGKNIEKNQLAILSSGRNLTVKTEEDAHFLLIAAKKLKEPIARLGPFVMNTHEEIMQALDDFRNQRF from the coding sequence ATGTCACAAATAGAGATTAGTCAATGTTTAGATGGTGTATTAATGCGTGAAGGCGCTGGCGTAAAATTACATCGTTACATCGGCCTTGAGCAAACCAATCACTATGAGCCTATTTTGTTATTTGATTTTTTCGATAGCAGTGAGCCTTTAGATTATTTAGGCGGTTTTCCAGCCCATCCTCATCGTGGGTTTGAAACTATTACTTATTTATTGCAAGGTAATTTACTACATGAGGATAACCATGGACATCAAGGTCTAATTGGTCCTGGCGATGTGCAATGGATGACAGCGGGGAGGGGCGTTATTCATTCTGAAATGCCTGCTCAAACTGAAGGTAAATTAACAGGGCTACAATTATGGTTAAATCTACCTGCTGCTACTAAAATGTCGCCTCCGCATTATCAGGAATATACAGCAGGCCAATTACCTATAGAGCACCATGACAATGGTGCCGTAATAAAAGTCATTGCTGGCAAAACAATAGATGGTACTGAGTCACCCATTAAGGGTATTGCAACAGAGCCCTTATTTCTTGATATTAAATTGCCTATTGATACCCATTTTACTACTCTTATTGCAGATACTCATCAATCTATTTTATTTAATTTAGCTGGAAGCGTAAGTATTGCAGGTAAAAATATTGAAAAAAATCAATTAGCTATTTTAAGTTCTGGTAGAAATTTAACTGTTAAGACTGAAGAAGATGCTCACTTTTTACTTATTGCAGCTAAAAAGCTTAAGGAACCTATTGCGCGTTTAGGACCTTTTGTAATGAATACACATGAAGAAATTATGCAAGCCCTAGATGACTTTCGTAATCAACGTTTTTAA
- a CDS encoding sulfite exporter TauE/SafE family protein, which yields MAITLIFYIILLLSLVCVIGMFYKLKQQGSVSLSVVDYIKLIGSGIIAFIADTLGIGSFAVNVALAKLLNTFPDDQLPAVNNGAQVIPGVIESFFFMKLIDVDLNTLLTLVIGACIGGLIGGTIVSRLSKQAIRLGMMCCFGVIIALLICHQLRIMPVGGDLVALHGWKLIIAFIAMVICGGLTSVGIGLFVMVQGILFLLNVSPLVAFPIMTTAGAMQQPLTTLVFLQQNKIPLKKTLILSIAGCVGVLLTLQVFTHLTVTWLHSLLLCIMIYNLYAISRTYFYNKSLQAEAKATMSLTVVD from the coding sequence ATGGCGATAACATTAATATTTTATATCATTTTGCTGCTGAGTTTAGTCTGTGTTATAGGCATGTTTTATAAGTTAAAGCAGCAGGGTTCTGTAAGTTTATCAGTAGTAGATTATATCAAATTAATTGGCAGTGGTATTATCGCCTTTATTGCAGATACGCTAGGAATAGGTAGTTTTGCTGTTAATGTTGCACTAGCTAAGTTATTAAATACATTTCCTGATGATCAATTACCAGCTGTGAATAATGGTGCTCAAGTTATTCCCGGCGTCATTGAATCATTTTTCTTTATGAAACTTATTGATGTTGATTTGAATACATTATTAACCTTGGTCATTGGTGCCTGTATTGGTGGCTTAATTGGCGGCACTATTGTTAGTCGATTAAGTAAGCAAGCAATACGTTTAGGTATGATGTGCTGCTTTGGTGTTATCATTGCTTTACTTATTTGTCATCAATTACGTATTATGCCTGTTGGCGGCGATTTAGTAGCATTACATGGTTGGAAACTAATAATAGCGTTTATTGCTATGGTAATTTGCGGCGGCCTAACGTCCGTTGGTATAGGCTTATTTGTTATGGTGCAAGGTATTTTATTCTTATTAAATGTATCTCCCTTGGTCGCTTTTCCAATCATGACAACTGCTGGCGCTATGCAGCAGCCTCTCACTACCCTTGTATTTTTGCAACAAAATAAAATTCCTTTAAAGAAAACATTAATTTTAAGTATCGCAGGATGCGTTGGCGTTTTACTAACATTACAAGTATTTACTCATTTGACTGTTACCTGGTTACATTCCCTTCTACTTTGCATCATGATCTATAATTTATATGCAATTAGTAGAACTTATTTTTATAATAAGTCTTTGCAAGCTGAAGCTAAAGCAACAATGTCTTTGACTGTAGTGGATTAA